Proteins encoded in a region of the Dreissena polymorpha isolate Duluth1 chromosome 6, UMN_Dpol_1.0, whole genome shotgun sequence genome:
- the LOC127833574 gene encoding uncharacterized transmembrane protein DDB_G0285607-like translates to MADLQSISNSFSSDFSNSSNFSNSINHCSSENNNSSSNQPSSSNNHPSNNNRSKNKSSNNNQILNQIVKTYLSTGHNYGPAAIRHHWHNRCQ, encoded by the exons ATGGCGGACTTACAGAGCATTAGCAACAGTTTCAGCAGCGACTTCTCCAACAGCAGCAACTTCTCCAACAGCATCAACCACTGCAGCAGCGAAAACAACAACTCCAGCAGCAATCAacccagcagcagcaacaaccaCCCCAGTAACAACAACCGCAGCAAAAACAAATCCAGCAACAACAACCAGATCCTCAACCAGATTGTCAAGACCTACCTGTCAACAGGACATAATTATG gCCCAGCTGCTATTAGACATCACTGGCATAACAGATGCCAGTAA